One Ostrea edulis chromosome 6, xbOstEdul1.1, whole genome shotgun sequence genomic window, CCACCGCTATGTAGAAATTCAAGAGCAGCATAACCCCTTGCTGCGGAGATTAAGGCGAAATGTTTATTGTTCCTCCAGACGAGTTTGGAAATTCTTCGTTTACCATCTAccaattttgaagtttttcaaATATTATAAACCCAAAGAATATTTATTCACGGATATTTTGACAGGCATAACCATTGGGATTATGCACATTCCACAAGCCTTGGCATTTGGAATGCTGACGTCAGTTAAAGTAGAAAACGGATTGTATACTTCACTGTGGCCGATTTTGTTTTACGTCATTTTCGGTACATCGCCTCACATTTCCATGGGAACAAGCGCTGTTATATGCATGGTGACGGCGGGCGTTGTTGATATACAGGCAGATGTGTTTAAGTCCGAAAATCAACATTTGTTAAATTTCTATCTGGAGAATGCTAATAGTACCCTGCAAAATGCAACCACGGTAGAATGGACAGATATTCCGGAGTTTATGGATTTTAAGGAGAACGTTGCAATGAATATTTCCTTGTTCTCTGGTCTCATTCTCATTTTAATGGGAATGTTCAGGTTGGGATTTATCACATTTTACTTTTCAGAATCCTTCTTTAGCGGATTCACTTCCGGGGCAGCAGTTCACATAGCAACGAGCCAGATGCCCGCGCTTCTTGGAATTGAGGTTAAGCGGTATTCAGGGCCCTTCAAAATAATCTACACCTACAGAGATATATTCCTTACCATAACCAGAGTAACCGTTGCCACGATACTCATTTCCGTCATTTGTATCGTCGTCTTGTTTGCAGTTAAGGAACTTATTAATGAGCGCTTCAAGCATAAGTTGAAAGTTCCCGTCCCAATCGAGCTGATCGTTGTGATTATTGTAACAGTTGTCTCATACATATCGAAGCTGGATGAGAGTTTTGGTGTCGCTGTTGTCGGGACGATTCCGAATAACATACCCGCCCCTGTCCTGCCTGATGTCACTGGGATTCACCATTACTTGGGCGATTGTTTTGTTGTCGCAATCCTTATATTCTCCAACACCATCGCCATGGCAAAAATATGTGCAAAAAAGCACAATTATGAATTGAATGACAATCAGGAAATTTTCGCATACGGACTCTGTAATTTTGCTAGCTCATTCTTTAAATGTTTCCCGTCTGCCGTGGCTCCTCCAAGATCGATGATTCTGTCTTCCATGAACGCTAAAACGACACTTAGTGGCTTATTTTCAGCCATTCTAATGCTTCTGGTCATTGTGGCTATCAGCGAACTTTTCTATTCCTTACCAAGAGCTGCGTTGGCTTCCATTATTTTTGTAGCTCTGAAAGGGCTATTTGTGCAAATGTTGGACGGAAGGAGGTTTTGGAAGATAAACAAGTACGATTTTATCATTTGGCTGTCTACAATTGCATCAGTCATTTTCATTGACATTGATTTTGGACTTGGCATCGGATTAGCGATATCACTTCTTACAGTTGTATTTCAGAGTCAACGTGCATTGGCTAAGCGATTAATAAAATACAATCCTAATTTTAAAACAGTTCGAAGTATCCAGAAATTATACTCATTAAGACCAgttaaaatatttgtgtacAAAGCTAACATTTTTTTCGCTAATGCTGAAATATTCCGGGAAAAACTGTACTCGTCGACCGTCAACCCTAGGAAGTTTATgaaattattgaataagaaGAGAGAAATCGAGGCCAGTAGGGACGAGTCTAAAAGTGTCATTCAAAATGGAGATAATCCTGTTAAGAAGATATCAACCATTTCTACTGATATTGGGATGAGCAATACTCTGTCCGTGTTTACATCGCTCTCTATCGACGATTCCCTATCGACTCCAGGATTTGGGCCAGACTCTAATCAGATTGACGTTATGGATGGAAATGGCATGCGCAGAAATTCTACGTATGTGTGTTTACCGCCTCCTTCCCACGCTTTGAGTCTTGGGTCTATTGACACGCTTCAAAGCCTAGATACAATCGATTCAGGATTTAACGAAATTTCACA contains:
- the LOC125648471 gene encoding prestin-like — its product is MASLEFNHRYVEIQEQHNPLLRRLRRNVYCSSRRVWKFFVYHLPILKFFKYYKPKEYLFTDILTGITIGIMHIPQALAFGMLTSVKVENGLYTSLWPILFYVIFGTSPHISMGTSAVICMVTAGVVDIQADVFKSENQHLLNFYLENANSTLQNATTVEWTDIPEFMDFKENVAMNISLFSGLILILMGMFRLGFITFYFSESFFSGFTSGAAVHIATSQMPALLGIEVKRYSGPFKIIYTYRDIFLTITRVTVATILISVICIVVLFAVKELINERFKHKLKVPVPIELIVVIIVTVVSYISKLDESFGVAVVGTIPNNIPAPVLPDVTGIHHYLGDCFVVAILIFSNTIAMAKICAKKHNYELNDNQEIFAYGLCNFASSFFKCFPSAVAPPRSMILSSMNAKTTLSGLFSAILMLLVIVAISELFYSLPRAALASIIFVALKGLFVQMLDGRRFWKINKYDFIIWLSTIASVIFIDIDFGLGIGLAISLLTVVFQSQRALAKRLIKYNPNFKTVRSIQKLYSLRPVKIFVYKANIFFANAEIFREKLYSSTVNPRKFMKLLNKKREIEASRDESKSVIQNGDNPVKKISTISTDIGMSNTLSVFTSLSIDDSLSTPGFGPDSNQIDVMDGNGMRRNSTYVCLPPPSHALSLGSIDTLQSLDTIDSGFNEISHPKQLLSEYKRTRVIILDMACVNYIDASGSNLLVHIYKEYSKLGIRLIFAGISENVHRTLNHSGAFDTISKDDDLFLDLTDAIASADEYLLQSETNSSPQSQSVSFTDEEAAEESYVVHL